CGTAGTCCTCGTCGTTCTCGTCGTCCGAGTCGTCCAGATCAAGATCATCAATGTTTTGAAAGAGCGACTCGTCGATGCGCACACTCTCGATCGATTCCCCTGCATCCATCAGGAACTTCAGATCGGACTCGTTGAGCGTATTGTCGCTGAGGAACAGTTCCCGGCCGGTGAGCTTGCGGGCTTCCGCCGCCACCTTCTCCTTCCGCTCCGTAATGCCCATGTCCTGCTCGAACTTGAGCTTCCACGCCATGAACGACTCCACCGTGACGCGCGTTCCCTCGAACTTTTtcatctcctcctcctcgacctTTCGCTTCGCCGCTTCCTTGGCCGTTTCGGCCGCATTCTTCAGCTCGTCGTACTTCACGTTCAGCCACTCCTGGGCGGACGACACGAGCGAAAAGATCATCTCGATGCCGAGGTTCTCCTCGAtcgttttgtgtatgtgttccaGCAGCTCCTCCTCGTAGCCGTCGTGGAAGTTGGACGGCTCCTCGATTTCCACCAGCGGCGCTGTGTCGGGATATTTCGCTGTGTACGTGAACAGGAGCTTGCAGGAGAGGCCTTCCGTTTCCACCTCCGGATCGTACTCGGTGGTGGCGATCGGTAATCGGAACTTGTGCGGTTCCGTCTCCAGCACCTCCAGCTCGCCGCAGTAGATCGAATCGAGCGCCTCGATCTCATTGCACTGGTCCTCGTGGTGATTGCGCTCCATCGGTGGGCCGGGTCCGGTCGGTGTCGGTCGAGTTGTGCAGTTGGGTTCCGTTGGTGCCGGTGGACAGTCTTTCACTTGCCAGGCAAACTACACATTTGTTTATTCCGTTCCCGGTTTCCGCGATTTGCTCCGGCAAAAACACAAGGCATACGCAAACTgagaagagggaaaaaaactCGTTCTCGCATTTCCAAACTGTCATCACTGACACGTCGCGAACTGTCAGTTGTGACACATTGCAGGGGGCttgggggagggaaaaaacataaatattgcccaaccaaaacaacatttCGCGCGACCGTCCCGCTCAGCTGATGATTTGCGCAAACCATGCACCGCAACATGGAAATTCGGCACATGGCGTTCCACCTGGAAACGTTGGCGCACATCCTAGACACCAGCGAAGGTTGGCGTGACTTCTTGTACCTGATTCCGCGGAACCTGGATGACCTGTTGAAGGAAGACCCGTACTACCCGCTCAAGTACACCGGATTGAACGAAAGGTGAGTCACACCGTGCTGTGGGCAGGCTGCATAAAGGTGCCTGCGCTGATGGGAGCCATTATTTGATTGCAGCATACTCGAAACCGAAAGCCAGAAACGCAACTTGTCTCCCTccaagctgctgctggaagagTGGGGTATATCCGGCCAGGTGCGCCCGACCGTCGATCATTTGCTGAAGCTGCTGGTGCGCGCAAACCAGATACGGGCGGCCGAATATTTAACCACACTGCTGAAGGAACAACCTCCCGCCCGGCCTAAGGACGGTCCGGGGGCACCGATTGACGTGACGCTGCCGGAAGATCATCAGACGGAATCACTGCTCAACGGTATCAGCTACCCGAGCAGCACCATCCTGCTGCACCATGTGGAATCGATCACGATTGGCAACAACAGGGACTATTACGACAAGCTGGGACCGACGAAGCGGGTCGAAATTAAGGATAAATCGTCGGTGAACGTGGATGGCGAGCTGCCAGTGTTTTcgtccagcaacaacaatacaaaatcCGGTTCCGATTCGTCCGACGTACGAAACCCAGTAATGATGGATCGCTATCCAGACCAGCTGCCTGGGCCTTCGAGGCCAAGCAAAGCGGCAGCGA
This is a stretch of genomic DNA from Anopheles merus strain MAF chromosome 2R, AmerM5.1, whole genome shotgun sequence. It encodes these proteins:
- the LOC121589436 gene encoding RWD domain-containing protein 1, which gives rise to MERNHHEDQCNEIEALDSIYCGELEVLETEPHKFRLPIATTEYDPEVETEGLSCKLLFTYTAKYPDTAPLVEIEEPSNFHDGYEEELLEHIHKTIEENLGIEMIFSLVSSAQEWLNVKYDELKNAAETAKEAAKRKVEEEEMKKFEGTRVTVESFMAWKLKFEQDMGITERKEKVAAEARKLTGRELFLSDNTLNESDLKFLMDAGESIESVRIDESLFQNIDDLDLDDSDDENDEDYVPE